From Acinetobacter sp. ASP199, the proteins below share one genomic window:
- the polA gene encoding DNA polymerase I — protein sequence MPPFVLVDGSYFLFRAFHALPPLTTSTGLHTNAIRGAISAIQKLMRRVQPTHMAVIFDTPEPTFRHELSPIYKGDRPSMPSELAEQIPYLHALIKALGIPLHVLPGAEADDIIGTLAKRAEAMGHQVLISTGDKDMAQLVTEKVTLEDSFKEKPLDVNGVFEKFGVWPNQIIDYLTLMGDASDGIMGVPGVGAKTAAKLLNEYGSIGGILENVDKIKGKVGQNIKDNVEGITLDHQLASIVIDLDLSFGYDDLKLAEPNVAKLRELYTELEFRNQLQSLDHPNNPNNSNYKQAAQSITAKPAAPVEENHASLTSSDDQLGQATYHTVLNQADWDALFNRLNTAKRFAFDTETTSLDYRIAQIVGFSVAFDAQDAYYVPLAHDYDSAPEQLDRETILAQIKPILEDNNIQKIGHHLKYDAHVLENHGIQMAGWYFDTMLASYVLNSVATRHGMDDVARLYLSHLTTTFEQIAGKGVKQKTFNQINIETAAHYAAEDAHVTYRLYEVLHEKLKAYPELLNILLNIEMPVARVLTSMEENGIQLDLAFLDQLGCDFAETMKNLEQQIEEMAGESFNVSSPKQVGEILFDKLGLKGGKKTTTGQYSTSESILEKLEHPIAELILNYRGLSKLKSTYTDGLCKQANNDTHRVHTSYHQALTATGRLSSTDPNLQNIPIREEIGRQIRKAFVAPEGRILLAADYSQIELRLMAHLSQDDALVDAFIHGQDVHRRTAAEVLGIALEDVTNDQRRQAKAVNFGLLYGMSEFGLTRQLGFTRQESQEYIKQYFHRYPGIYEYMQRTRQVALEQGFVETILGRRLYTPDIDARNMMIRKAAERAAINAPLQGSAADIIKLAMIEVDKILPKDQAKMLLQVHDELVFEVDETIADELAPKLAEVMQSVVQISVPLLVEVGKGKNWDEAH from the coding sequence ATGCCACCATTTGTCTTGGTCGATGGCTCTTACTTTTTATTTCGCGCCTTTCATGCGCTGCCACCGTTAACCACGTCAACCGGTTTACACACCAACGCAATTCGTGGTGCAATTTCTGCCATTCAAAAACTGATGCGCCGTGTCCAGCCTACACATATGGCGGTGATTTTTGACACCCCTGAACCCACTTTTCGCCATGAACTGTCACCAATCTATAAGGGTGACCGCCCAAGCATGCCGAGCGAGCTTGCCGAGCAAATTCCCTACCTGCACGCATTAATCAAAGCCTTAGGGATTCCATTACACGTCCTGCCAGGTGCAGAAGCCGATGATATTATCGGCACACTGGCAAAACGTGCTGAAGCCATGGGACATCAGGTACTGATCTCTACGGGTGATAAAGATATGGCCCAGCTGGTGACTGAAAAAGTAACCTTGGAAGACAGCTTTAAAGAAAAGCCACTCGATGTAAATGGTGTATTTGAAAAGTTTGGGGTCTGGCCAAATCAGATTATCGATTACCTGACCCTCATGGGCGATGCCTCAGACGGTATTATGGGTGTACCTGGCGTCGGTGCCAAAACCGCAGCCAAATTACTGAATGAATATGGCTCAATTGGTGGCATTCTGGAAAATGTCGACAAGATCAAAGGTAAAGTCGGACAAAATATCAAAGACAATGTGGAAGGCATTACGCTGGATCATCAACTGGCCAGTATTGTGATCGATTTGGATTTGAGCTTTGGTTATGATGATTTAAAACTTGCTGAGCCAAATGTTGCCAAACTACGCGAACTCTATACCGAGCTTGAATTCCGTAATCAATTGCAATCTCTGGATCATCCAAATAATCCGAATAATAGTAATTACAAGCAGGCAGCTCAGTCAATCACTGCTAAACCTGCAGCTCCGGTAGAAGAAAATCATGCTTCATTGACCAGCAGTGATGATCAGCTTGGTCAAGCGACTTATCACACCGTGCTGAATCAGGCAGATTGGGATGCACTATTTAATCGTTTAAACACAGCCAAACGTTTTGCTTTCGATACTGAAACCACCAGTCTAGATTATCGTATTGCTCAAATCGTGGGCTTCTCGGTGGCTTTTGATGCACAGGATGCCTATTACGTACCATTAGCACATGACTATGATAGTGCGCCTGAACAGTTAGACCGTGAAACCATTCTTGCGCAAATCAAACCAATTCTGGAAGATAACAATATTCAGAAAATTGGTCATCACCTGAAATATGATGCCCATGTCTTGGAAAATCATGGCATTCAAATGGCAGGCTGGTACTTCGATACCATGCTGGCCTCTTATGTCCTTAATTCCGTAGCAACACGTCATGGCATGGATGATGTGGCGCGACTTTATTTAAGTCACCTGACCACGACCTTTGAGCAGATTGCCGGTAAAGGGGTGAAACAGAAAACCTTTAATCAGATTAATATCGAAACTGCAGCACACTATGCTGCAGAAGACGCCCATGTCACTTATCGTCTGTATGAAGTGCTACATGAAAAACTCAAAGCGTATCCAGAACTACTCAACATCCTGCTGAATATTGAAATGCCGGTCGCACGCGTACTAACCAGCATGGAAGAAAATGGTATTCAGCTGGATCTGGCTTTCCTGGATCAGTTGGGCTGTGACTTTGCTGAGACCATGAAAAATCTGGAGCAGCAGATTGAAGAAATGGCGGGTGAATCCTTTAATGTCAGCTCTCCGAAACAGGTCGGCGAAATCCTGTTTGATAAGCTGGGACTGAAAGGTGGCAAGAAAACTACAACAGGTCAGTACAGCACCAGTGAAAGTATTCTGGAAAAACTCGAGCATCCGATTGCAGAACTGATCCTGAACTACCGTGGTCTGTCCAAGCTAAAAAGTACCTATACTGATGGACTCTGCAAGCAGGCAAATAATGACACTCATCGTGTGCATACCAGCTATCATCAGGCACTGACTGCAACCGGCCGTCTATCCTCAACCGATCCAAACCTGCAGAACATTCCCATTCGTGAAGAAATTGGCCGCCAGATCCGTAAAGCCTTTGTTGCTCCGGAAGGTCGCATTCTACTTGCAGCCGATTATTCACAAATTGAACTACGTCTGATGGCGCATTTGTCTCAGGATGATGCACTGGTAGATGCCTTTATTCATGGTCAGGATGTACACCGCCGTACCGCTGCAGAAGTTCTCGGTATCGCCCTGGAAGATGTCACCAATGACCAACGCCGTCAGGCTAAAGCAGTAAACTTCGGTCTGCTTTATGGTATGTCTGAGTTTGGTTTAACTCGTCAGCTCGGCTTTACCCGTCAGGAATCACAGGAATACATCAAGCAGTATTTTCACCGCTATCCGGGTATTTATGAATATATGCAGCGTACCCGTCAGGTTGCGCTGGAACAGGGCTTCGTAGAAACCATTCTTGGCCGCCGTCTGTATACACCAGATATTGATGCCCGCAATATGATGATAAGAAAAGCTGCTGAACGTGCTGCAATCAATGCACCATTACAAGGTTCAGCTGCCGATATCATCAAGCTGGCGATGATTGAAGTCGACAAGATATTGCCAAAAGACCAAGCCAAAATGCTGCTGCAAGTCCACGATGAATTGGTATTTGAAGTTGATGAGACAATTGCTGACGAGCTGGCACCTAAACTGGCTGAAGTAATGCAGTCTGTAGTGCAAATCTCTGTACCGTTACTGGTAGAAGTGGGCAAAGGCAAGAATTGGGATGAGGCACACTAA
- a CDS encoding YggT family protein codes for MGANSALIFGIIINVAILLVFFRFLMQLASVTPYNPVVLSTIKATKIVDVFSRILPTLAKGRVNTAALALLVVLYLLKIFGMMYLSGGMPNGPIHLIVLTFVTMIQDLIRFCRYLIFATIILSWVVMFTQSRSPYIEVVQELAEPLLAPFRRIMPNIGMIDLSPILAILALMVIDLIMREVAMVLLTGF; via the coding sequence ATGGGTGCAAATTCTGCGCTAATTTTTGGCATTATCATTAACGTCGCAATTTTGCTCGTATTTTTCCGCTTTTTAATGCAGCTGGCTTCGGTAACTCCTTACAATCCGGTCGTACTTTCGACTATAAAGGCCACCAAAATTGTAGATGTGTTTAGTCGTATTCTGCCAACCTTGGCAAAGGGACGGGTGAATACTGCAGCGCTGGCATTGTTGGTGGTGCTGTATTTGCTGAAAATCTTCGGCATGATGTACCTGTCAGGGGGGATGCCAAATGGTCCAATTCATCTGATAGTACTGACTTTTGTGACCATGATTCAGGATCTGATCCGTTTCTGTCGTTACCTGATTTTCGCGACGATCATCTTGAGCTGGGTGGTGATGTTTACTCAATCCCGTTCACCATATATTGAGGTGGTTCAGGAACTGGCAGAACCATTGTTGGCACCATTCCGTCGTATCATGCCAAATATTGGCATGATCGACCTGTCTCCAATTTTGGCGATTCTAGCGCTGATGGTGATTGATCTGATCATGCGTGAAGTGGCTATGGTATTGCTGACTGGTTTCTAA
- the gspE gene encoding type II secretion system ATPase GspE has translation MQVLKQLQIPYSFAKRHGVLLRYEGDQVFIVRRDNTSMLALQEARRFLGHAAQYQLCNDHEFSQLLSSSFAGDSGESQQVAAGLEDHPDLLSLADSVPEAEDLMDQEDDAPIVRLINALLSEAIRVGASDIHIESFEKKLSVRLRVDGQLREIVQPRRELAPLLVSRIKVMAKLDIAEKRIPQDGRISLRLAGREVDVRVSTLPSSYGERVVMRLLDKQAGRLNMTHLGLMNNDYDRLKTLVHRPHGIILVTGPTGSGKTTTLYAALSDLNDGSKNILTAEDPVEYQLEGIGQTQVNTKVDMTFARALKAMLRQDPDVVMVGEIRDLETAEIAVQASLTGHLVLSTLHTNTAIGAVTRLKDMGIEPFLLSSSLIGVIAQRLVRTLCSHCATWHVADEYEQGLFAHVYDGTQLELPQPKGCERCSHTGFTGRTAIYEIVPVDDHMRRLIHGNAPEYELESYARQQSGSIRDDGLRKVLAGKTTVEEVLRVTNEAAELA, from the coding sequence ATGCAAGTACTGAAACAATTACAAATCCCTTATAGTTTTGCCAAACGCCATGGGGTGTTGTTACGTTATGAAGGGGATCAGGTCTTTATCGTCCGTCGTGATAATACCTCGATGCTTGCATTGCAGGAAGCACGCCGTTTTTTGGGTCATGCTGCCCAGTATCAGCTCTGCAATGATCACGAATTCAGTCAATTACTCAGCAGCAGTTTCGCTGGGGACAGCGGTGAATCACAACAGGTCGCAGCTGGTCTGGAAGATCATCCAGATTTACTTAGTCTGGCCGACTCTGTGCCTGAAGCCGAAGATTTGATGGATCAGGAAGATGATGCGCCGATTGTCCGCCTGATTAACGCCTTACTTTCAGAAGCCATCCGTGTAGGTGCTTCCGATATTCATATTGAATCCTTTGAAAAGAAACTTTCAGTGCGTTTGCGGGTCGATGGTCAGTTACGTGAAATTGTCCAGCCACGTCGTGAACTGGCACCACTGTTAGTATCTCGTATCAAGGTCATGGCCAAACTGGATATTGCCGAAAAGCGTATTCCCCAAGATGGTCGTATTTCCCTGCGCTTAGCAGGGCGTGAAGTTGATGTCCGTGTTTCTACTTTGCCATCTTCTTATGGTGAGCGCGTGGTAATGCGTCTTCTGGACAAACAGGCGGGTCGTCTGAATATGACCCACTTGGGTCTGATGAATAATGACTATGATCGCCTCAAGACTTTAGTGCATCGTCCACACGGGATTATTCTGGTCACTGGCCCAACTGGTTCAGGTAAAACGACGACACTTTATGCAGCATTATCTGACCTGAATGATGGTTCCAAGAACATCCTGACCGCGGAAGATCCGGTCGAGTATCAGCTAGAGGGTATTGGTCAGACTCAGGTAAATACCAAAGTGGATATGACCTTCGCCCGTGCTTTAAAAGCGATGTTGCGTCAGGATCCTGATGTGGTCATGGTGGGTGAGATTCGTGACCTGGAGACAGCAGAAATTGCCGTGCAGGCATCTTTAACCGGTCACCTGGTTTTATCAACCCTGCATACTAATACTGCAATTGGTGCAGTAACCCGTCTTAAGGATATGGGGATTGAACCTTTCTTATTATCCAGTTCATTGATCGGGGTGATTGCCCAGCGTTTGGTACGTACGCTCTGTTCACATTGTGCGACCTGGCATGTGGCGGACGAATATGAGCAAGGTCTATTTGCCCATGTTTATGACGGGACACAATTAGAGTTACCACAACCGAAAGGTTGTGAGCGCTGCTCACATACCGGCTTTACTGGTCGAACTGCGATCTATGAAATTGTCCCGGTGGATGATCACATGCGCCGTCTGATTCATGGTAATGCGCCAGAATATGAGTTGGAAAGCTACGCACGCCAACAATCTGGTTCTATTCGTGATGATGGCTTACGTAAAGTGCTGGCAGGTAAGACCACGGTTGAAGAAGTACTGCGTGTCACCAATGAAGCTGCTGAGCTAGCTTAA
- the proC gene encoding pyrroline-5-carboxylate reductase, translating to MSAALNCNISFIGGGNMAQALIGGLIARGLPATRITVSDPVEKVRSLLAEKEVNVTDDNIAAIKNADIVLFAVKPQVLANVLKPLQGLLDGKLVISIVAGAEIATLSSLLGTDRIVRVMPNTPALVQTGAHGLFANADMSTADRELASQVLASTGLTIWVNSEAQIDAVTAVSGSGPAYFFYMMESMIRAGVNLGLDEKVATALTLQTALGAAQMAITSANTPAELRKNVTSPNGTTQAALDVFDHTQISQNIQAALAAAAKRSQELAQELSDNSK from the coding sequence ATGAGTGCAGCTTTAAATTGTAATATCAGTTTTATTGGTGGTGGTAACATGGCTCAAGCCCTGATTGGTGGTTTGATTGCGCGTGGTTTGCCTGCGACACGTATTACAGTTTCTGATCCGGTCGAAAAAGTACGTTCACTGCTTGCTGAAAAAGAAGTGAATGTTACCGATGATAATATTGCTGCAATCAAAAATGCCGATATTGTGCTGTTTGCAGTGAAACCGCAGGTGCTAGCCAATGTACTTAAACCGCTACAAGGTTTGTTGGACGGTAAATTGGTCATTTCTATTGTAGCAGGTGCTGAAATTGCGACCTTGTCGAGCTTACTTGGTACTGATCGTATTGTGCGTGTGATGCCGAATACACCCGCACTGGTACAGACCGGCGCACATGGTTTATTTGCCAATGCAGACATGAGTACAGCAGACCGTGAGCTGGCGAGTCAGGTTTTGGCTTCAACCGGACTCACAATTTGGGTAAACTCTGAAGCGCAAATTGATGCTGTAACTGCGGTTTCTGGCTCAGGTCCGGCTTATTTCTTCTATATGATGGAAAGCATGATCCGCGCTGGCGTCAATCTGGGATTGGATGAGAAAGTTGCGACTGCATTAACCTTGCAAACTGCATTGGGGGCAGCGCAAATGGCAATTACCAGTGCAAATACACCAGCTGAATTACGTAAAAATGTGACTTCACCGAATGGCACGACTCAGGCTGCACTTGACGTCTTTGATCATACCCAGATTTCTCAAAACATTCAGGCAGCTCTGGCTGCTGCTGCAAAACGCAGTCAGGAGCTCGCTCAAGAGCTTAGCGACAACAGTAAGTAA
- a CDS encoding carbon-nitrogen hydrolase family protein, with the protein MTLLSVVQMNSQNEIEDNFRTIESLIQQSKANGAELIVFPENFVCFAAGKQRETAAQFEAIQQRLEKLAHQYQIWMIAGTLPCPYRPDGSVIEDGRVRTVSLCISPEQTEARYDKIHLFDVQVGDAVGGYQESKFFEPGTDVMVAKTPFGNIGLMVCYDLRFPELALTLRQQGANILTAPAAFTYTTGQMHWQLLLQSRAMDTQCAVLGAAQQGWHGEKRQTWGHAAATNSRGQVLDMVHAEGAQLITVDFDLNEQHKVRESMPLMQHRKLMQF; encoded by the coding sequence ATGACTTTACTCTCTGTTGTACAAATGAATTCTCAGAATGAAATTGAAGACAATTTCAGAACGATAGAATCCCTGATCCAACAGAGCAAAGCCAATGGTGCTGAACTGATTGTCTTTCCTGAAAACTTTGTCTGCTTTGCTGCCGGAAAACAACGCGAAACCGCAGCTCAGTTTGAAGCTATTCAGCAACGTCTTGAAAAACTGGCACATCAATATCAGATCTGGATGATCGCCGGTACCCTGCCTTGCCCTTATCGTCCGGATGGCTCAGTCATTGAAGATGGTCGTGTTCGCACAGTAAGCCTATGCATTAGCCCGGAACAGACTGAAGCACGTTATGACAAAATTCATTTATTTGATGTACAAGTCGGTGATGCCGTCGGTGGCTATCAGGAATCCAAATTCTTTGAACCTGGTACAGATGTCATGGTGGCGAAAACCCCATTTGGCAATATTGGTCTGATGGTGTGTTATGACTTACGCTTCCCGGAGCTGGCTTTAACCTTACGCCAACAGGGCGCAAACATTTTGACTGCTCCTGCTGCATTTACCTATACGACTGGTCAGATGCACTGGCAATTATTACTTCAATCACGTGCCATGGACACCCAATGTGCCGTTCTTGGTGCCGCGCAACAGGGTTGGCATGGAGAAAAACGTCAAACTTGGGGACATGCTGCTGCAACCAATAGCCGCGGTCAGGTGCTGGATATGGTACATGCGGAAGGTGCTCAACTGATCACGGTAGACTTTGATTTAAATGAACAGCATAAAGTTCGTGAATCCATGCCATTGATGCAACATCGCAAATTGATGCAGTTTTAG
- a CDS encoding organic hydroperoxide resistance protein: MSLEKAVYTAHAKATGGRDGRVTTDDQLLDMQLAVPKEMGGPGGSTNPEQLFAAGYSACFLGAMKFVANRDKLNISKDAYIEGDVGIGPIPTGFGIEVTLNIHLEGMDQDEAQKLVDAAHIVCPYSNATRNNIDVTLNVITQL, from the coding sequence ATGTCATTAGAAAAAGCTGTCTATACCGCACATGCCAAAGCGACAGGTGGCCGCGATGGTCGTGTCACTACGGATGATCAACTGCTGGATATGCAACTCGCAGTACCGAAGGAAATGGGTGGTCCTGGCGGCAGTACCAATCCGGAACAACTCTTTGCTGCTGGCTATTCGGCCTGTTTCCTCGGTGCCATGAAATTTGTGGCCAATCGCGATAAGCTAAATATCAGTAAAGATGCTTATATTGAAGGTGATGTCGGTATTGGTCCAATCCCAACTGGCTTTGGTATTGAAGTCACCCTAAATATTCATCTGGAAGGTATGGATCAGGACGAAGCTCAAAAGCTGGTGGATGCTGCACATATCGTCTGTCCATATTCTAATGCGACGCGGAATAATATAGATGTGACACTCAACGTCATCACCCAACTTTAA
- a CDS encoding DUF2339 domain-containing protein: protein MTTGQNELRMMWLISLVIVGLSTWYLGYEIVSYLCGLGFLISVMQYVNAVQQPLEEIAGQHQSSIPSYSKVPLYISSLVAIVGGVIDLKWLMGLGVTAWIFFLFRWLQRIELSLQQLQHRIHSMPSPDTLNSQPVPLPAFHQPTQVDHASPGLFDQIQRWIFQGNPVLKAAIGILVIGIILLLRFATEHWQISLAMKLGLIALASMAVAGLGYWLIEKNRSFALALEGLGLGALFLTLFFAYYNLVIPGLLMASGLFVLIMAITLYLSFKQNSFELTVMAVLIAYIAPFTLPVRDTTAVELIAYYLVINIGVATLTSLKPWKTLNQIAFLVTAIVGGIYALIHGYTSERYSMTGLILAHSAIFIWLGFRFSQLLAKDDLSRFQLKPILDIALIFAAPITAYISLYLIHFNERMWQAGLSLIFAAVFAACWLWSRRSHTLNIIANSYLSLMLIFIALIPPILLEGEWSVVGWAVEGVLIYFWALEKNLKVGQYLSMGLLIMAGLSSLYYLVELNPAPRHIFWTLSGCYLAVILISQFKERYIQQLDGLSTGFLSLLSFSASLMLFALLEDVFTSSDAHIYSLATVALIFAVLNEIIFRKNQDWSWLVPKWCGLTPLVFAGVVLAIDHSENGVLIWESQFARMIFGLSSLLLAWQWLRPSSGLLLSKEWVSLGALVSLTLASLCLIPDMPYISMVILPLGLCFWSYKQSADSAWPMLWQSNSALILMAAWLLCSQLLSQQAFEFYLLPALNPFDLVSIAMLIGFIWMLLQQIRAGRDKGMMAVLMVLSLLWLSSYIVLRALHMYLETPLNNWEVWSNSTVQLSLTVLWVLLAFATMWLAALKSLKPMWILGSSILVIVTLKLVLFDLSHIGTLTRVLSFLLAGGVMLLIAYVAPMPDGDKRV, encoded by the coding sequence ATGACAACAGGGCAAAATGAATTGCGTATGATGTGGCTGATTAGTCTGGTGATTGTAGGCCTGAGTACCTGGTATCTGGGTTACGAAATTGTCAGCTATTTATGTGGGCTCGGTTTTCTGATAAGTGTCATGCAGTATGTCAATGCGGTGCAACAGCCACTTGAAGAAATCGCTGGCCAGCATCAGTCGTCTATTCCCAGTTATTCCAAAGTTCCACTATATATTTCTTCCCTAGTTGCCATTGTAGGCGGCGTCATTGACCTGAAATGGTTGATGGGGCTGGGCGTCACGGCCTGGATTTTCTTTCTGTTCCGGTGGCTGCAACGAATAGAGCTGTCATTGCAACAGTTACAGCATCGTATTCATTCGATGCCAAGCCCGGACACTTTAAATTCTCAGCCAGTTCCACTGCCAGCCTTTCATCAGCCAACTCAAGTTGATCATGCTTCACCGGGTTTATTCGATCAGATCCAGCGCTGGATTTTTCAAGGCAATCCGGTGCTTAAGGCTGCAATCGGGATTCTGGTGATCGGGATTATCCTGTTACTCCGTTTTGCAACGGAGCATTGGCAAATCAGTCTAGCCATGAAATTGGGCCTGATTGCTTTGGCAAGTATGGCTGTTGCTGGGTTGGGCTATTGGTTGATCGAGAAAAACCGCAGTTTTGCATTGGCATTAGAAGGGCTGGGATTAGGCGCGCTGTTTCTGACCTTATTCTTTGCCTATTACAATCTGGTCATTCCTGGCCTGTTAATGGCATCAGGGCTATTTGTGTTGATTATGGCCATCACGCTATATCTCAGCTTTAAGCAGAATAGTTTTGAGTTGACAGTGATGGCGGTGCTGATTGCCTATATCGCACCGTTTACCTTACCTGTACGGGATACCACCGCCGTAGAGCTGATTGCTTATTATCTGGTGATTAATATCGGAGTAGCAACGCTGACCAGCTTAAAACCCTGGAAGACGCTCAATCAGATTGCCTTTCTGGTCACCGCGATTGTGGGAGGCATCTATGCGCTGATTCATGGCTACACTTCTGAACGCTACAGCATGACTGGCCTGATTCTGGCGCATAGTGCCATATTTATTTGGCTGGGATTTCGCTTCAGTCAGTTGCTTGCTAAAGATGATCTGAGCAGGTTCCAGCTCAAGCCAATTCTGGATATTGCGCTGATCTTTGCCGCACCGATTACGGCTTATATTTCCCTGTATCTGATTCATTTTAATGAACGCATGTGGCAGGCAGGACTCAGCCTGATATTTGCTGCAGTATTCGCAGCTTGCTGGTTATGGTCGCGCCGTAGCCATACTCTGAATATTATTGCCAATAGCTATCTCAGTTTGATGCTGATTTTTATTGCCCTGATTCCACCAATTTTGCTGGAAGGTGAATGGAGTGTCGTGGGTTGGGCAGTAGAAGGCGTATTGATTTATTTCTGGGCTTTGGAAAAGAATCTCAAAGTTGGGCAATACTTGAGTATGGGCTTGCTGATCATGGCTGGGCTGAGCAGTCTGTATTATCTGGTTGAACTGAATCCCGCACCGCGACATATCTTCTGGACACTCAGTGGCTGTTATCTGGCAGTGATCCTGATCAGCCAGTTCAAAGAGCGTTATATCCAGCAACTCGATGGGTTGAGTACGGGCTTTCTGAGCTTACTCAGTTTCTCAGCCAGCCTGATGCTGTTTGCCTTACTGGAAGACGTGTTCACCTCGTCAGACGCCCATATTTATAGTCTGGCTACGGTCGCACTGATTTTTGCTGTTCTTAATGAAATTATCTTCAGAAAAAATCAGGACTGGAGCTGGCTGGTGCCGAAATGGTGCGGCTTAACGCCATTAGTTTTTGCTGGTGTGGTTTTGGCAATTGATCATAGTGAAAATGGCGTACTGATTTGGGAGAGTCAATTTGCCCGGATGATCTTTGGGTTATCTAGCTTATTGCTAGCCTGGCAATGGCTGCGACCATCTTCAGGCTTGTTGCTTTCCAAAGAATGGGTGAGTTTAGGGGCTTTAGTGAGTCTGACTCTGGCAAGTCTATGTCTGATTCCAGATATGCCCTATATCAGTATGGTCATTTTACCCTTAGGCTTGTGTTTCTGGTCTTATAAACAATCTGCAGACTCTGCTTGGCCGATGCTGTGGCAAAGCAACAGTGCCCTAATCCTGATGGCAGCCTGGTTGTTGTGTTCACAGCTGCTCAGTCAGCAGGCCTTTGAGTTCTATTTGCTTCCTGCCCTAAATCCTTTTGATCTGGTGAGTATCGCCATGTTGATCGGCTTTATCTGGATGTTGCTGCAACAGATTCGAGCAGGGCGAGATAAAGGTATGATGGCGGTGCTCATGGTACTGAGTTTACTTTGGCTATCCAGCTATATCGTATTACGTGCTTTGCATATGTATTTAGAAACGCCGTTGAACAATTGGGAAGTCTGGAGTAATTCCACAGTCCAGTTGAGTTTGACGGTTCTGTGGGTGCTCTTGGCTTTTGCAACGATGTGGCTTGCGGCATTGAAATCCCTAAAACCGATGTGGATTCTGGGCAGTAGTATTCTGGTGATTGTGACGTTGAAACTGGTGCTATTTGACCTATCTCATATCGGGACCTTAACTCGAGTATTATCGTTCTTGCTGGCAGGTGGGGTGATGTTATTGATTGCTTATGTTGCACCAATGCCGGATGGAGATAAGCGGGTTTGA
- a CDS encoding mechanosensitive ion channel family protein → MANSSISSEVTSSLKGVFTNINTDRLTEIAVAIVLCFIGFLIARFFSNAFIRTIGLRFNAHQQMVWRRGIFYFIFLLFVMASLKEAGFKLSVFLGAAGILTVALGFASQTSASNLISGIFLIGEGSFEVGDTIQITLIRGHTIEGEVISIDLLSVKLLTQDNIYVRLPNEQLIRAPVQNLSKFPIRRIPITLAINFHEDIIKVREVLLDVANAYPMVLADPKPAVTVTAFRESSIELLFAVWCQRENFLKVRDEMQERIRNGFLENHIEIPVPKMGFVDHPLARPLGNEDIDQYANEKELKREPDLK, encoded by the coding sequence ATGGCAAATTCAAGTATTTCTTCTGAAGTCACCAGTAGCCTGAAAGGTGTATTTACCAATATCAATACCGACCGGCTAACGGAAATCGCCGTTGCAATCGTGTTGTGTTTTATCGGCTTCCTCATTGCACGCTTTTTCTCGAATGCCTTTATCCGGACAATTGGTCTTCGTTTTAATGCCCATCAGCAAATGGTCTGGCGTCGCGGTATTTTCTACTTTATTTTCCTGCTGTTTGTTATGGCCAGCTTAAAGGAAGCCGGCTTTAAGCTCAGTGTCTTCTTAGGTGCAGCAGGTATTTTAACGGTTGCACTGGGTTTTGCGTCTCAAACCTCTGCATCCAACCTGATCAGCGGTATCTTTCTGATCGGTGAGGGATCTTTTGAAGTTGGCGATACCATTCAGATTACCCTGATTCGTGGACATACCATTGAAGGTGAAGTGATTTCGATTGACCTGCTCTCAGTCAAATTATTAACGCAGGACAATATCTACGTCCGTTTGCCGAATGAACAGCTGATTCGTGCCCCGGTACAGAATCTGTCCAAGTTCCCGATCCGGCGTATTCCGATTACGCTGGCAATTAACTTTCATGAAGATATTATCAAAGTGCGTGAAGTGCTGCTGGATGTGGCAAATGCATATCCAATGGTGCTTGCCGATCCGAAACCGGCTGTCACGGTAACCGCTTTCCGTGAGTCTTCAATTGAGTTGCTATTTGCAGTCTGGTGTCAACGCGAAAACTTTTTGAAAGTTCGCGATGAAATGCAGGAACGCATTCGTAATGGTTTCCTGGAAAATCATATTGAGATTCCCGTACCGAAAATGGGCTTTGTAGATCATCCTCTCGCGCGTCCGCTGGGAAATGAGGATATTGATCAATATGCCAATGAGAAAGAATTAAAACGGGAACCGGATTTAAAATAA